Part of the Mycolicibacterium mengxianglii genome is shown below.
TGACCGTCGGCGGGCAGGGGTAGGTCGGCTCCCCATCAGCATCCGGTTGGTCGACGTAGCTGCGGATGATGTCGGGCCGCGGACAGGGACGAAGATCTGCTCGCTCCGGGAGCAGATGGGGCTAGTGGCCGCGCGACACCGGCGGGAGAAAGTGCTAACGTCGATAGCGATTCGCCGATATCCGCGAAAACATTCCTGCGGCGGATATCGATCTGCTGTTGTCGAGAGGCTCTTGTAGAACGAAGTTGCCCAAGGGGGCGATTGTCCCCAGTCGAAGAGTTCTAGGACTTGATCATCGGTGACGCGCATGCACTTGAATTTTTCATGAACGGTGAGGCGCAGGGGAATTCGACTGGGTTCGGACGTTGTTGTTCAAGTGTCGGTCCCGGTCTCGACATTCCCTCTCGAGCCGGCGAGCGAGCCGAGAGCTCGGCGATGACACGCGATGCGTGCAGTGTCGGGGCCGATCGACACAGGCGTTGGGCAATGCGGCCGTAACTGGGTGGCAATGACGCCACCGCCAGGCAGGAATTGGTTTGCGAACCCGTTCGGCTCACGAACCCCCCGGATACACGCCGATCAAGGAGATCGATCCGATGTCTGTAAGGCGACAAACTCGTCAACGCACACTTTCCACCGGCGATAGCGCCGACGGGCAACCCACTGACTCGATGGACCGACACCGCGCGAATGAACGGTTTGTGCGCGAAACCGAGTCGCTACGCGATTTCCTGGTCCGGAACGCCACCCGGTTGACCCACCAACGCGCAGACGCCGAAGACCTCGTGCAAGAAACCCTGCTCAAGGCTTATACATCGTTCGACAGCTACCGGGAAGGAACCCACCTCAAGGTCTGGCTGTTACGGATCATGTCCAATACCTGGATAGATAAGTATCGGTGGACACAACGCCGCCCCGCAGAGCAACTCCGCCCCGACCTCACCGACACGCGATTGACCGCCGATGAATCCCACCCGAGCATCCGTGGCGGCGTACAGTCCGCCGAAAGTCAAGTGCTGGAGGCACTTCTGAGCGACGCCGAACTGGCCCTGCTGAAGCTTCCTGATGGGCTACGCGAAATCGTGTACTACGCTTGCATCGCCGACTATCGCAATACCGAAATAGCCGCGCTGTTGAACATTCCGGTGGGTACCGTGGGCTCGCGCTTGCACCGCGGCAAAGCCTTACTGCGCGACGCCCTGACCGATATCAACGACGCCACGCGTCAACCGGCTCGATGACACCGCGCTCCGCAGGTTGACCACTGCAGCTGCGCCAATCTGGTCCGTACCGCGCTCAGGAGAGCGCGCACCGTCCCGGTCCAGATCAGCGTCAAGATCAACGAAACAGATACTGTACGAACAGATTCCATTGATCGGAATAGCGATGCTCGGTGTGGGTCGCGCCGGCGGAGCGTAACAGGCGGAGCCAGCTGGCCGCGTCGAGTTCGTAGACGTCGCGTGCCTTGCGAGGCGCGTAGGCGTAGTCGATCTGGTCCAGGCACCACTGCCGAAGGATTGCCTCCCAGCGGCGGCGCAACGTCGAGTCCGGCGGGGCGTCGTCGATGGCGCGGGCGACTGCCCGCGCTGTGCGGCGCACGTAGACATCGAGAAAGTGGTCGACGAGGACCTCGTCGCCGGGTCCCAAGTCGATCTCGTTGTAGCAGTCGGCTTCGTTGAGGATCCCGATACCGTTGCGTGGTCGCAGCGCTTCGACGAATCGCTGTGCGATCTCGAGCTTGCCGTCACCCTTCATCCCGAACTCAGCCCGCTGGGCAGCATCTCTTCCGGGGTGATGATGCAGGGTCAGGCTGCACACGATGACATCGGCATCGGGGATCGTCGCGTCCTTCACGTCCGCGATGACTGGTCGGAAGTCGACAGTGGCCGGTAGGCGTCGGCCCACCACGTCGTGCGCGTTGGGGTTCGGGTCGATGAGCGTGAAAGTCCCCGGAGCCAGTGCGTCGAGTAGCCCATCCCACAACGCACCGTTGCCGCCGCCGACCTCCACCACGTGCCAGTCGGTGCGTTCTTGCAAGGTGCCGGCGATGACGGCGCGGTTGTGCGCGTAGATGTCGTGGACAAAGGGCAGTTGCGTCCACGCCTCGTACAGACTGTCGGAACCGAAGGTGGTGTTCCAGGCTTCGTCGGTGGGTTTGCCGAGGTGTGCCCGCAAGTCCGCCAGTGCCGCGTGCTGAGTAGCGCGCGGGAGCGCCGAGAGCGCGTCCAGTCTGGCCGTCCAATCGCCGGTGAGAAGTGACTCGGTACTTCCGCGACTTGACCTCTCCGCGATGTTCATACCAGTGGGAACGCCGGAGGAGCACCAATCATTCAGATGGCACTCCGACGCGCCCATCGGTGCCGAGGCGTTTACACACGGACGCGGCGTGGGGCGATGTCGAAGAACGCAGCGGTAGCAGCGGCAGCGGAGATGTCCTGCCCGGTCTTCCCGAGGATGAATGGCGCCTTCGCGGGGCCCGGAATCGTGTGCCCGCCGTTGTGGACG
Proteins encoded:
- a CDS encoding RNA polymerase sigma factor: MRETESLRDFLVRNATRLTHQRADAEDLVQETLLKAYTSFDSYREGTHLKVWLLRIMSNTWIDKYRWTQRRPAEQLRPDLTDTRLTADESHPSIRGGVQSAESQVLEALLSDAELALLKLPDGLREIVYYACIADYRNTEIAALLNIPVGTVGSRLHRGKALLRDALTDINDATRQPAR
- a CDS encoding class I SAM-dependent methyltransferase, giving the protein MRAHLGKPTDEAWNTTFGSDSLYEAWTQLPFVHDIYAHNRAVIAGTLQERTDWHVVEVGGGNGALWDGLLDALAPGTFTLIDPNPNAHDVVGRRLPATVDFRPVIADVKDATIPDADVIVCSLTLHHHPGRDAAQRAEFGMKGDGKLEIAQRFVEALRPRNGIGILNEADCYNEIDLGPGDEVLVDHFLDVYVRRTARAVARAIDDAPPDSTLRRRWEAILRQWCLDQIDYAYAPRKARDVYELDAASWLRLLRSAGATHTEHRYSDQWNLFVQYLFR